A portion of the Syngnathus typhle isolate RoL2023-S1 ecotype Sweden unplaced genomic scaffold, RoL_Styp_1.0 HiC_scaffold_74, whole genome shotgun sequence genome contains these proteins:
- the LOC133148331 gene encoding uncharacterized protein LOC133148331, with product MATIGTLAAFDAKNQSWEEYCEIMDQFFEANEIDDGDKQRAILLSVVGASTYSLMRNLLSPTKPKEKTYGELVALLKNHFDPKPSEIVQRYKFDSCSRKPNESVMEYVAELRRLAQDCNYGNTLEQKLRDRIVCGINDDRIQRRLLAEADLTCEKALSIAVAAETATKNAQDLQNPCATAKCFKVNKGPQQRGAFKCGNVQECYRCKGQHNAAECKFK from the coding sequence ATGGCGACCattggcactctggcggcgtttgatgcgaaaaatcaaagctgggaagaatactgtgaaataatggatcagttttttgaggccaatgagattgatgatggggataagcagagagctattctcctcagcgttgtcggcgcatctacctacagtttaatgcggaatctccttagtccaactaaaccaaaagagaagacttacggcgagctggtggcactactaaaaaaccacttcgacccaaagccaagtgaaatcGTCCAGAGGTACAAGTTTGATTCTTGCAGTCGTAAACCAAATGAGTCGGTGATGGAGTACGTAGCGGAGCTGCGGAGGCTGGCCCAGGACTGTAATTATGGCAACACCTTGGAGCAAAAGTTGAGAGACAGGatcgtttgtggaataaatgatgatcggattcaaagaagactcctggcagaagcagatctaacgtgtgagaaggctttgtccattgccgttgcggcagaaacagcaactaaaaatgcgcaagacctgcagaatccgtgcgccactgcgaagtgcttcaaagtaaacaaaggcccgcagcagcgaggtgcgttcaagtgcggaaatgttcaagagtgctatcgttgcaaaggacaacacaacgctgcagaatgtaagtttaaataa